A DNA window from Candidatus Sulfidibacterium hydrothermale contains the following coding sequences:
- a CDS encoding ABC transporter ATP-binding protein: protein MDKLQVINVSKRFENHQALDHVNITIGEGSIYGLLGPNGAGKTTLIRIINMITAPDEGEVWLDGKPVTQDDIIKIGYLPEERGLYKKMKVGEQAVYLARLKGMSAADARRKLKYWFERFDIVDWWNRKVEELSKGMQQKVQFIVTLLHEPRLLIFDEPFSGFDPINVNLLKEEILHLRKQGATIIFSTHNMASVEELCDHIALINKGKKVLEGKIDEVKNRYRKNIYEVTFRGEKEKVLLPEDYFSVQNEIQKENGEKQMVVKLLNGSTSNDLLQQIMSQAEITAFQEILPSVNEIFIRLVTGV from the coding sequence ATGGACAAACTGCAGGTCATAAATGTGAGTAAGCGCTTTGAAAATCATCAGGCGCTTGATCATGTAAATATTACCATTGGCGAAGGATCCATTTATGGCCTGCTGGGTCCTAACGGAGCAGGAAAAACAACCCTGATTCGTATCATCAATATGATTACGGCTCCTGATGAAGGAGAAGTATGGCTTGACGGAAAACCGGTAACCCAGGATGATATTATCAAAATCGGGTATTTGCCGGAAGAACGTGGCCTGTATAAAAAGATGAAAGTAGGAGAACAGGCTGTTTATCTTGCTCGTCTAAAGGGAATGTCGGCAGCTGATGCCCGCCGGAAATTAAAATACTGGTTCGAGCGTTTTGATATTGTTGACTGGTGGAACCGGAAAGTAGAAGAACTTTCGAAAGGAATGCAGCAAAAGGTACAGTTTATTGTTACCTTGTTACACGAACCACGTCTTTTGATTTTTGATGAACCTTTCAGCGGTTTTGATCCTATTAATGTAAATTTGCTAAAAGAAGAAATTCTTCATCTGCGCAAACAAGGCGCCACAATTATATTCTCTACGCACAATATGGCTTCGGTAGAAGAGCTTTGTGATCATATTGCCTTGATCAATAAGGGGAAAAAAGTGCTGGAAGGCAAGATCGATGAAGTAAAGAATCGTTACCGGAAAAATATTTACGAAGTGACTTTCCGGGGAGAAAAAGAAAAGGTTTTACTTCCCGAAGATTATTTTTCTGTTCAAAATGAAATCCAAAAAGAGAACGGAGAAAAACAGATGGTGGTGAAGTTATTGAATGGTAGTACATCCAATGATTTACTGCAACAGATCATGTCTCAGGCGGAAATTACGGCTTTTCAAGAGATCCTTCCTTCTGTGAACGAAATTTTTATCCGGCTGGTTACCGGGGTTTGA
- a CDS encoding NAD(P)/FAD-dependent oxidoreductase: MLTLRNPFIMALVKLGYSDGTGVVTQRHIDFYAPRSKHVGAVTLEPLYMDAGLRELPTQLGIDQDNKIEGLKKLTGLIHENGAKAIAHINHPGRMANPKIPGNYHWSSTDKACENGGAKPLKMDRAMMDKVVQMHVEAAQRAKKAGFDFIELQTGHGYLLAQFLSPAVNDRTDEYGGSLENRMRFPLEVVKAVVDAVELPVIARISGDEMIPNGFHVEDMKIYARELEKAGVAALHVIAGTACNTPPWFFQHMFVPKGKTWQLAGELKKEVNIPVIFLGRIHSAEDIALLKEKYGAEYFALGRALVADPDFVGKYLGEVKGNIRPCLACAEGCLGGVKSGKGLGCVVNPQVNTQLPDLGKTGTPKHFAVVGGGLAGMQAAISLTQKGHQVTLFEKNELGGQFNLAWLPPQKESLKDLVDYYRTELNRLQIPVKKEEATADTVKQGNYDGVVVATGAVPAVPPIKGLKKYYWTEFLEDEQLPKGKKVLVIGGGLIGMEVASKLVDNENQVVVVEMLEEIARGMEMIEKAMTLKKLQAKGAEIITKHTVAEINGSEVKITGEEGERVISDVDHIVVAAGMRSYHPFEKEEGMPPLYFIGDAQKVGKAQEAIREAYELALNL, from the coding sequence ATGTTAACATTACGAAATCCGTTTATTATGGCGCTTGTAAAGCTGGGATACAGCGATGGTACAGGCGTGGTAACCCAAAGACATATTGATTTTTATGCTCCCCGAAGCAAACATGTGGGGGCGGTTACACTGGAACCGTTGTATATGGACGCCGGTTTGCGTGAATTACCCACCCAATTGGGTATTGATCAGGATAACAAGATTGAAGGCCTGAAGAAACTGACGGGTCTTATTCATGAAAACGGGGCAAAAGCCATTGCCCATATTAATCATCCCGGCCGGATGGCCAACCCGAAAATTCCCGGAAATTATCATTGGTCTTCTACGGACAAAGCCTGTGAAAACGGTGGAGCAAAGCCATTGAAAATGGACCGGGCCATGATGGATAAAGTGGTGCAAATGCATGTAGAAGCAGCCCAAAGAGCCAAAAAAGCCGGATTCGATTTTATAGAGTTACAAACCGGACACGGTTATCTTTTGGCACAGTTTCTTTCGCCGGCAGTGAACGATCGTACCGATGAGTATGGCGGGAGTTTGGAAAACCGGATGCGTTTTCCGCTTGAAGTGGTAAAAGCGGTAGTTGATGCGGTAGAACTTCCTGTCATTGCCCGGATCAGCGGCGATGAAATGATTCCCAACGGGTTTCATGTGGAGGATATGAAAATTTATGCCCGTGAGCTGGAAAAAGCCGGTGTAGCAGCATTGCACGTGATTGCCGGAACAGCTTGTAATACGCCGCCGTGGTTTTTCCAACACATGTTTGTGCCCAAAGGTAAAACCTGGCAGCTGGCCGGAGAATTGAAAAAAGAGGTCAATATTCCGGTGATCTTTCTTGGACGAATTCACTCTGCTGAAGATATTGCTTTGTTAAAGGAAAAATATGGAGCAGAATATTTTGCTTTAGGACGTGCGCTGGTAGCCGATCCGGATTTTGTAGGGAAATATCTCGGCGAGGTAAAAGGAAATATTCGTCCTTGCTTGGCTTGTGCCGAAGGATGCCTGGGTGGAGTGAAATCCGGAAAAGGTTTGGGATGTGTGGTGAATCCGCAGGTTAATACCCAGCTTCCGGATTTGGGAAAAACCGGAACACCGAAACATTTTGCTGTGGTGGGTGGCGGTTTGGCCGGAATGCAGGCGGCTATAAGCCTGACACAAAAAGGACATCAGGTTACGCTTTTCGAGAAAAATGAGCTGGGCGGACAGTTTAACCTGGCCTGGTTACCTCCTCAAAAGGAAAGCTTGAAAGACCTGGTTGATTATTATCGCACAGAATTGAACCGGTTGCAAATTCCGGTTAAAAAGGAAGAAGCTACAGCAGATACCGTTAAACAGGGAAATTATGATGGCGTAGTAGTCGCTACGGGAGCTGTGCCTGCCGTTCCGCCCATTAAAGGATTGAAAAAATATTACTGGACTGAATTTTTAGAAGATGAGCAATTGCCGAAAGGGAAAAAGGTATTGGTTATCGGTGGCGGATTGATTGGTATGGAAGTGGCCAGTAAACTGGTAGATAATGAAAACCAGGTAGTGGTTGTGGAAATGCTGGAAGAAATTGCCCGTGGGATGGAGATGATTGAAAAAGCCATGACCCTGAAAAAATTACAGGCAAAAGGTGCGGAAATAATCACAAAACATACTGTAGCCGAAATCAACGGCAGTGAAGTTAAAATTACCGGTGAAGAAGGAGAACGCGTCATTTCGGATGTGGATCATATTGTAGTAGCGGCTGGAATGCGGTCGTATCACCCGTTTGAAAAAGAAGAAGGAATGCCTCCTTTGTATTTTATTGGTGATGCACAAAAAGTAGGAAAAGCCCAGGAAGCTATTCGTGAAGCTTACGAATTGGCGTTGAATCTGTAA
- a CDS encoding glycoside hydrolase family 27 protein: MSMQMQTKAQTSFDSLALTPPMGWNSWNTFQCNINEKLIKETADAMVKSGMLAAGYKYLIIDDCWQVGRDKNGNIIADPVKFPSGIKALADYIHSKGLKFGIYSDAGTKTCQGRPGSRGYEFQDARTYARWGVDYLKYDWCHHGTQNAEASYRLMAQALRAAGRPIVFSICEWGTNKPWLWGKKAGGNLWRTTEDILNCYDCRNDWGGMGFVHILDLQVGLQAYAGPGHWNDPDMLEVGNTGLTVEESRSHFSLWAILAAPLIAGNDIIHMSDTIRDILTNREVIAVDQDPLGKEGTRVKKEGDLEVWARQLADGSRAVVLFNRGEKKAKIAFQWTDIGYPNTLKAEVRDLWKHENLGKFKGSFSAEVGKHSVVMVKVIPE; the protein is encoded by the coding sequence ATGTCCATGCAAATGCAAACCAAAGCCCAGACATCATTTGATTCGCTGGCGTTAACACCACCCATGGGGTGGAACAGCTGGAATACCTTTCAGTGTAACATTAACGAAAAGCTCATTAAAGAAACGGCGGATGCCATGGTAAAATCGGGCATGCTGGCTGCCGGGTATAAATATCTGATCATTGATGATTGCTGGCAGGTTGGCCGGGATAAAAACGGAAATATCATCGCTGATCCGGTAAAATTTCCTTCCGGAATCAAAGCCCTCGCCGATTATATTCACTCCAAAGGACTAAAGTTTGGTATTTACTCCGATGCCGGAACAAAAACTTGTCAGGGAAGGCCGGGCAGCCGGGGATATGAGTTTCAGGATGCCCGTACGTATGCCCGTTGGGGGGTGGATTATCTGAAATACGACTGGTGTCATCATGGAACACAAAATGCCGAAGCATCTTATCGTTTAATGGCACAGGCACTGCGTGCGGCAGGAAGACCCATTGTGTTTAGTATTTGCGAATGGGGAACCAATAAACCCTGGTTGTGGGGAAAAAAAGCAGGTGGAAATTTGTGGCGGACTACCGAAGATATCTTGAATTGTTATGATTGCCGTAATGACTGGGGAGGAATGGGGTTTGTTCATATTTTGGATTTGCAGGTCGGTTTGCAGGCTTATGCCGGTCCGGGGCACTGGAATGATCCGGACATGCTCGAAGTGGGAAACACCGGTTTGACGGTGGAAGAAAGCCGGTCGCATTTTAGCTTGTGGGCTATCCTGGCGGCACCGCTTATTGCCGGAAACGATATTATCCACATGTCGGATACCATTCGTGACATTCTCACTAACCGCGAAGTGATTGCGGTGGATCAGGATCCGTTGGGTAAAGAGGGAACCCGTGTAAAAAAAGAGGGTGACCTGGAAGTATGGGCCCGGCAACTGGCTGATGGCAGCCGGGCGGTGGTACTTTTTAACCGTGGTGAAAAAAAGGCTAAAATTGCTTTTCAATGGACGGATATTGGCTATCCGAATACACTGAAAGCAGAAGTACGTGATTTGTGGAAGCATGAAAACCTGGGAAAATTTAAAGGTTCTTTCTCGGCAGAAGTGGGAAAACACAGTGTGGTAATGGTGAAAGTGATACCGGAATAA